In Pseudomonas sp. FP1742, the DNA window GGACAAGGCCTTGTCCTCGATCGAAACCCAGACGCCGCGCTTCCGCAGCCTGCGCGAGATCGAGCAGCTCCTGGGTGATCATCTGGCGGTGGTCCTGGCCGGAGACTCGCACCACTATGCGCGCTACCAGCCAAAAGCTGGCAGCCAGGCGCCGCAACGCATCACCTGCGGAGGCGGCGGCGCCTTTTTGCATGGCACGCACCAACTTCCAGATCCGCCCGAGCCGATCAACGTCGGCGGAACCCGGCAGCGCTACGAACTGGCCGGGGTCTACCCGGACAAGAAAACCTCCGAACAGCTGCGTAATCGGGCATGGCGGCTCCCCACCCACAACCTCCCCTTCTGCGGCATGCTGGCCATCTTGTACTTGCTGTTCGACTGGATGATACAAAGCGCCAGCAAGATCCCCCACCCGGCGCGAGGTAACCGCAGCCTGATGGAGGTACTGTCTGACTTCGAAGTATCTATCCCCAACATCCGCGAGGTTTGGCGGCAGCTATTCCTGGTCCTGGCCCACAGTCCCTCTTCGGTGATGTTTGCCGTGACCATTGTGCTGGGCTGCGCGGTGCTCTCAGCTGCCGGGGTCAAGCGCACCCGAAAGCTTGCCTATGGCGTCGGGGCCGTTCACGGGCTGCTTCACCTGGGGCTGGCGATCGGGCTGTTATGGCTTATGGGTCGTGTCAACATCCATTACTTACAGTTCGAGGTCGAAAACCTGCTCCAGGTCTTGTTGTTTCTGGTGGGCACACTGCTGCTCGGCGGAAGCCTGGGAGGTCTGCTGTTCGGTAGCTGGATGGTCATGGGCAATACCTTATGGGGGCTACATAGCGAGGTGGTTTTTTCCTCGCAACGCATCGCCGACCACAAATGCTTCCTGCGTATGCACTTCAAAGGCGACCAACTCACTATTTACCCGCTCAAGCTGGAGAAGGTCTGTCGGCGCTGGTCCGTGGCGACGGGAGTCGCCAAACTGGCGAAGGTGCAGCGCACCTGGCGGTTGCGGGCAACGCCTGAAAGCACTGGCCCGCGCTTCGTGCCCGCAACGGGTGAGCTCGAACTGCGGCTGATCGAGCCGCCCATCGAAATTCGGCGCGCAAGAACCACCCCATGAGAGCGCTCACAGGCTGTGTTCCCTGAAGGGGAACCAGCCTTGCGGGTTACTCAACAGCGGCCAAATGGCCCACACTTCAAGTGTCAGCACCAAAAACTTATTTAAAAACAATAAGCTGTAGTTCCTTAATGAATTACTGGACAGAAGGTTATATTTTTGACTAGTGACATTTGACAGCTCGCCCTGAGTGATCAATACCTAACAGGGTCGACGCCTGATAATGATGAGAATACAGCCAGTAGATATCTATTACCGCCTGCACTTAAGATTCGCGCACGAAAGTATTTGATTTTAAAGGACCGAAGGTTCGGACCGTGCGGTAGCTTTGGCCATCGAAAATAGGGTATGCCTCATATTGAAGGCGATAGTGTTAAGTAGCGCTTACACTTTCCATCAATAATCCGAGCGTAGCGCAAGCAAACCAGAACCTTCGCGCACTACTTCTTCGCGATACGCGCCAGATTATTGACTTGATATCCGCCTTAGCGTTATGCCTGCATTACATGCTTCAACTTTGATACACCGTTTTAAAAACTTAACATTTTCTAGGTTCCACGACCCGATAAAGGGGACTGGTGATATCATGGCATCGTTGATGCGCGAACAGGCAATGCTTGAATCCAATACTAAGGAGCTTGCCAGTATGCTAACGAGTACACGAATTTCCAGTTGGTATCTTTTGCAGTGCAAGCCACGACAGGACGAACGGGCACAAATCAATTTATTGCGGCAAAACTACACCATATTTTGCCCAAAAATCGTTAGCCGACGCGTGGTTAATGGTAGATCTCTTCAAACGGTCGAGCCCCTCTTTCCAGGGTATCTTTTCATTCAACTGAGTCGTGATGACAAATGGGCACCTTTGCGTTCTACCCGTGGCGTCAGCCGAATCGTGGATTTTAATCATGGCCCGGCAATAGTCCCTGACGATGTCGTCGAGCATCTACGCACCCGGTGTTTGAAATCATCGGAAATTCATACAGCCCAACAGTTCAGGCCCGGCGAAACACTGCAAATAACCCGAGGACCGCTGTCGACACTCGAAGGTATTTTCCTGACCATGTTGGGTGACGAACGAGTGATGATCCTGCTGCACTTTCTAAATAGAGAACAGCCAGTCCGCATTCCGTTGACCGACATTCAACGACCGCAACTTAGCCTATAAACAATCTGCCATTAACGCGCAATGAACAAACCCATCAACTTAAGCTCATTGAACCCGACAACAAACCCAAGTTATTTATTACCACTTTTCCTTGACTCCTGCTTTATTCGCACGGCCTTTTAAACTTACCTACTTCATCTACATATAATAATCCTTGCTACCAGTCGACAACATACCGCTCACTTTCGCACCTTATTTTCCGGTCTATAGTCATTGGATTCACCCCCCAGGAGCAATGATATGACCATTAAGACCCACAGCCCTTTCGCACTGATAATGATCTATTTGTATCCCGGAACGGCCTGGAGTCTCGACCCCCAGTCCATTGGTATCTACGGATTCGACTTCACACCCACACTGTTATTTTCAGAGAGCTATGACGACAACTTCCGGGAACTGGAGCGGGGGCGTCAGTCTTCCATGGTGACCAAAATAGCGCCCTCTTTCGAACTCAAGGCCGAAGATAGAAACAGTGCCACGCGACTGATCTGGCAGCCTACCCGCTACATTTATCATGACGAGCCAAGTGCCTCGAATACGGCGCAACGCGTGCGGCTCGAAAGCATCATGGAGTTCACCGACCGCCATCGCCTGAAACTTGAAGGGGAAGCGCGTAAATACGAGCGCACGACATCGACCGCTGTCGATGGCATCAATGACAAGATCCGCAGTAACCGCGTCAATGGTCTCTATACCTTTGGTGCCCGAAGCGCCGCCAATCAGATCGACCTGGGCGCAAGTTACGCTCAACTACGTTACGACAACTCCGATGGCATCAACGACGACAAAGAACGCAATACCACCGGCCTGACCACCACCTGGTACCACCGCATAGGCAGCAACACGCGTGGGCTGCTGGAGTATGACCATACCGTCTTTGATTACCTGCAAACCGACAGCCGTCTCAACAGCACATCCAATGCGATCCTGGCCGGTGCCGAGTGGGACTTCACCGCACGCACCACCGGCAAAGTACGCATTGGTTATGAACGCAAGAACTTTGATGACAGCAGTGTCAAAGATCTCAGTAACCCGACCTGGCAGGTGGACCTGCGATGGAAGCCACGAACCTACTCGACCTTTTCGTTTGTCGCTCGCCAGGCGATGGCTGAGGGCGACGATGGTGCTGACGCCGTCAAGACCACCTCTGCCCTGTTCGGCTGGCGTCATGGCTGGACCGAGCGCATCACTACCGTGGCCGAGGCAGGGCTGGCCCGCTATGAGTACGAGGGGCAGAACCGCACCGACAACCTTCGCGACTACAACTTCGCCGTGGAATACCAGATGCGTCGCTGGCTGGATATCGAACTGGGCTATCGCCGCCGCAACGACAATTCCGATGCCGACAATCAGAGTTTTGAACGCAACATCTTCCTGCTCAGCTTCAACGTAAGTCTCTAAGAGGTTCCCCCCATGAACTCGCGAATGCTTGGCTTGTTGTTCGTGCCGTGGCTGTTTCCCGCGACTTTTGCAGCAGACACCGGCGCCCAGTACAAACTGGCTGCCGGCGATGTATTACGCATCACCGTATTCGGAGAGCGGGATCTGAGCTTCGACAAAATCCGCCTCAACGATGCCGGTACGTTTTCCTATCCGTTTCTGGGTGAGATCGCCGCCAAGGGCCTCACCCCCAATCAGGTGGAAAAGATCATCGTCGACGGGTTAAAGCAAGGTTACCTGGTCGACCCCAAGGTCAGTCTCAACCTGATCGTCTACCGCTCGTTCTACATCAATGGTGAAGTACAGAAGCCCGGCAGCTATCCATACGAGCCCGGGCTGACACTGGAGAAAGCCATCGCCCTGGGCGGTGGCCTGACCGAGCGGGCCTCGATCAAGCGAGTGACCATCGTGCGCGGCGATGGCTCGCCACCACTGACCGATACGGTCACGCGCAGCACCGCCATCGCCCCCGGTGACACCATCTCCATTGCACAAGGCTTTTTCTAATCATGGACAACAGCCCAAGCATCTACGTCGAACGTCCGCTCCAGCCACATCTGTCTCAGCATCAGCTGTACAGCGAGGAAAAGGACACCATTGACCTGCTCAAATACTGGAGGGTGATCTGGCGTGCCCATTGGAAAATCGCATGGTTGATGCTGCTTGGCTGTGCGCTGGCGTTGGCCACGCTGTCGTTCATCCCCCCGCAGTACATTGGCAGCACCACCCTTCTGATCAAAGAAAAAACCCCACCGCTGCTGGCCTTCCAGCAAATAACGGATTCAAGCTCCGGTACCGTCGATTACTTGCAGACGCAACTGGCGCTCCTGCAATCGCGGGACCTGGCCGAACGCGCCGTCAAAAAACTCAACCTCACCACTAACCCGGTGACCGATCCACGCCAGCAGCCGCAGTCATGGTTTACGCCACGCAAATGGTTGGCAAGCCTTGATCTTGACCAGTGGCTGCCGGCACTGGGCTTTTTGATCCCCGTGCAGGTGATGCCCTCTGAAGCCGACATTTTCAATCAAGTCACGCAGAACCTCATGCAGCACACCAACGTCAAATTTGTCGGCAAGAGCCAGCTGATCAATATAGAGGTGGAGCTGCCCGACCCTGCCCTGGCGGCCGCAACCGCCAATGCGATTGCCCAGGGCTTCATTGATAGCCAGTTCGACAATAGTCTGAAGTCCTCGCAGACCAACACCAGCTGGATGAACTCCCGCCTGATCGAGTTGCGCAATAATCTGCGCAGTGCCGAAAACAAGCTTCAGGCCTACCGGGAAGAGCAAGGCCTGGTCGATGTCGACGGTGTCGCGACCATCAGCGCCAACGAACTGGAAATGACCGGCAATCGGATGATCGATGCCCGGCGCAACCTGGCGGAAGCCGAGAGCCAGTACCGCCAGGTGCAGGCCCTGAGCAACGGCAACTTGAGCAACCTCTCCAGCGTTCCGGCCGTCTTGAGTAATCCGTTGGTGCAAAAGTTCCAGGCTCAACAGGCCAAGGCCCAAGCCAAGGTAGAAGAGTTGTCGGGGCGCTACGGTCCGAAACATCCAACCCTTGTCGCCGCTCTCGCCGAGTTGCGCATGGCCACCGACAGCTTGCGCCTGCAGGTTCGGCAGGTGGTGGCTGGCATTGAACATGAATACCAGTTATCCCGGGCCAACGAAAATTCACTGCGTAAATCATTCAATAGCAACAAAGCACAGATACAGGAGATTTCGCGCAAGGAATTCCAGCTGCGTGAGTTCCAGCGCGAGGTCGACAGCAGCCGCGCGCTGTATGAGACCTTCATCACTCGCTTGAAGGAAACGGCGGCCACCTCGGACATGGATTCCACCAAAGCGCGCATTGTCGACCCGGCGATTGTTCCTTTGGAACCGAGCAAGCCCCATAAAACACTGATCATGGTGATTGTCGCCATCGTGGCCGCGCTGATCGGCATGGCACTGGCATTAATGTCCGAAACCCTGAACAAAACCTTCAAGACCGACGAGGCAGTCGAAAGCACGCTGAACATCCCCCTGCTCAGCGTGGTACCGCTGATCACGAAGCGAAGCCGCCGGCAACTGGCGCGGTTGTTCGACGACAACGAGCATCCGCGTTTTTGCGAGACCATCCGCAACTTGCGCACCTGGTTGATGTTGCACAGCGGAGAAAAGCCGGCACAGGTTGTGCTCGTCGCCTCGACCATGGCCGACGAAGGTAAAAGCACCATTGCCAACAACCTGGCCTACTCGCTTGCGTTGCTGGAGCGTGTCCTGTTGATCGATGCCGACATGCGCAGATCCAGCCTTTCACTCAATTTCGATTTTCCGGTAGATAGCCCGGGGCTGGCCAATGTCCTGGCGGGTACTGCGCGGCTCGAAGACTGTATCCGCACCGTCGGCAACCTTGACATGTTGCCGGCCGGAAAGCTTTCGCCCGCGCCGCTGGACCTGCTCAGCTCGCCACGCCTGGCGCCCCTTCTCGACGCGCTGAAGTCGCGCTACCAACGCATTATCATCGACTCTCCGCCGGCGCAGATGGTCAGCGACGCGCTGTTGCTGGCCAAGCAT includes these proteins:
- a CDS encoding polysaccharide biosynthesis tyrosine autokinase, which codes for MDNSPSIYVERPLQPHLSQHQLYSEEKDTIDLLKYWRVIWRAHWKIAWLMLLGCALALATLSFIPPQYIGSTTLLIKEKTPPLLAFQQITDSSSGTVDYLQTQLALLQSRDLAERAVKKLNLTTNPVTDPRQQPQSWFTPRKWLASLDLDQWLPALGFLIPVQVMPSEADIFNQVTQNLMQHTNVKFVGKSQLINIEVELPDPALAAATANAIAQGFIDSQFDNSLKSSQTNTSWMNSRLIELRNNLRSAENKLQAYREEQGLVDVDGVATISANELEMTGNRMIDARRNLAEAESQYRQVQALSNGNLSNLSSVPAVLSNPLVQKFQAQQAKAQAKVEELSGRYGPKHPTLVAALAELRMATDSLRLQVRQVVAGIEHEYQLSRANENSLRKSFNSNKAQIQEISRKEFQLREFQREVDSSRALYETFITRLKETAATSDMDSTKARIVDPAIVPLEPSKPHKTLIMVIVAIVAALIGMALALMSETLNKTFKTDEAVESTLNIPLLSVVPLITKRSRRQLARLFDDNEHPRFCETIRNLRTWLMLHSGEKPAQVVLVASTMADEGKSTIANNLAYSLALLERVLLIDADMRRSSLSLNFDFPVDSPGLANVLAGTARLEDCIRTVGNLDMLPAGKLSPAPLDLLSSPRLAPLLDALKSRYQRIIIDSPPAQMVSDALLLAKHSDAVIYVIKAESTPVSQVQKCLAMLQQSHAPVFGVVLNQVDLRKARKRGYSHSDTFQNYDYLSR
- a CDS encoding metallophosphoesterase, whose product is MKDQSIEFRAGAGQPVPIVMPHSTQPSTSNSRIELYTQEAMVNWLGPVQLGRTGLQTAVATTIGAFADPREVLAMLNPRDSNPPIQVAADGDVWIDYLADTGDGWDSTYSMALCVSQDVKLPELTLPRGDVLLLGGDQVYPTPARSGYRTRFLDPFRAAFPAPVPKVRPAQQEQSVPQPGAPWIVATPGNHDWYDGLRGFSQLFCEQKPIGGWETRQRTSYYVLQLANGWWIWGLDLQLESLIDRQQKQYFEEMRTRLQPGDRVILCTPEPSWVDEAERLAREDKALSSIETQTPRFRSLREIEQLLGDHLAVVLAGDSHHYARYQPKAGSQAPQRITCGGGGAFLHGTHQLPDPPEPINVGGTRQRYELAGVYPDKKTSEQLRNRAWRLPTHNLPFCGMLAILYLLFDWMIQSASKIPHPARGNRSLMEVLSDFEVSIPNIREVWRQLFLVLAHSPSSVMFAVTIVLGCAVLSAAGVKRTRKLAYGVGAVHGLLHLGLAIGLLWLMGRVNIHYLQFEVENLLQVLLFLVGTLLLGGSLGGLLFGSWMVMGNTLWGLHSEVVFSSQRIADHKCFLRMHFKGDQLTIYPLKLEKVCRRWSVATGVAKLAKVQRTWRLRATPESTGPRFVPATGELELRLIEPPIEIRRARTTP
- the rfaH gene encoding transcription/translation regulatory transformer protein RfaH; amino-acid sequence: MLTSTRISSWYLLQCKPRQDERAQINLLRQNYTIFCPKIVSRRVVNGRSLQTVEPLFPGYLFIQLSRDDKWAPLRSTRGVSRIVDFNHGPAIVPDDVVEHLRTRCLKSSEIHTAQQFRPGETLQITRGPLSTLEGIFLTMLGDERVMILLHFLNREQPVRIPLTDIQRPQLSL
- a CDS encoding polysaccharide biosynthesis/export family protein encodes the protein MNSRMLGLLFVPWLFPATFAADTGAQYKLAAGDVLRITVFGERDLSFDKIRLNDAGTFSYPFLGEIAAKGLTPNQVEKIIVDGLKQGYLVDPKVSLNLIVYRSFYINGEVQKPGSYPYEPGLTLEKAIALGGGLTERASIKRVTIVRGDGSPPLTDTVTRSTAIAPGDTISIAQGFF
- a CDS encoding outer membrane beta-barrel protein, with the translated sequence MTIKTHSPFALIMIYLYPGTAWSLDPQSIGIYGFDFTPTLLFSESYDDNFRELERGRQSSMVTKIAPSFELKAEDRNSATRLIWQPTRYIYHDEPSASNTAQRVRLESIMEFTDRHRLKLEGEARKYERTTSTAVDGINDKIRSNRVNGLYTFGARSAANQIDLGASYAQLRYDNSDGINDDKERNTTGLTTTWYHRIGSNTRGLLEYDHTVFDYLQTDSRLNSTSNAILAGAEWDFTARTTGKVRIGYERKNFDDSSVKDLSNPTWQVDLRWKPRTYSTFSFVARQAMAEGDDGADAVKTTSALFGWRHGWTERITTVAEAGLARYEYEGQNRTDNLRDYNFAVEYQMRRWLDIELGYRRRNDNSDADNQSFERNIFLLSFNVSL